In Streptomyces sp. NBC_00569, a single genomic region encodes these proteins:
- a CDS encoding aromatic ring-hydroxylating dioxygenase subunit alpha codes for MTEALPTTDGYSADGPAGFPPRPVDERGEAVADLRRIGIDPDYWYPVAVSRAVRKERTFAAVFAGERIALYRGRSGSVHALEDRCAHRQVPLSLGVVEGDVLRCCYHAWAYRGNGRISQIPYLPKGCERPPRGVRSYPVREAFGLVFVFPGDPEKAESAPFPVLPEFGAATHRTMTFSRTVNCHYSFMHENLLDMNHQFLHRSVLGRIQPKLLGYETGPQFVEARYLFVPAGGKKDRGAGLLSAEGLGGQQTPDEITIRTQYPYQTLQAVPDGAELPSFSLWAAYVPEDAEQRVNHAYGLLMIAKPPVPGVLQLAWPLIRRFTERVFAQDRMAVEAEQRAWDEQGEDRNHEVFPLILDVRHMLRTNGVPLGSETVGDGGQQDARPDPDGHEKDSRSAN; via the coding sequence ATGACCGAGGCCCTTCCCACAACGGACGGGTACAGCGCCGACGGACCGGCGGGTTTCCCGCCACGTCCGGTGGACGAACGCGGCGAGGCCGTCGCCGACCTGCGGCGCATCGGGATCGACCCGGACTACTGGTATCCCGTGGCCGTGTCACGCGCGGTGCGCAAAGAACGTACCTTCGCCGCCGTCTTCGCGGGCGAACGGATCGCGCTCTACCGCGGTCGGAGCGGAAGTGTCCACGCGCTGGAGGACCGGTGCGCGCACCGTCAGGTGCCGCTGAGTCTCGGTGTCGTGGAGGGGGACGTCCTGCGCTGCTGCTACCACGCCTGGGCCTACCGCGGGAACGGCCGCATCTCGCAGATTCCGTACCTGCCCAAGGGGTGCGAGCGGCCGCCTCGCGGCGTGCGGTCATATCCGGTCCGCGAGGCGTTCGGCCTGGTGTTCGTCTTTCCCGGTGACCCCGAGAAGGCCGAGTCCGCGCCGTTCCCGGTGCTGCCGGAGTTCGGCGCGGCCACGCACCGGACCATGACCTTCTCCCGCACCGTGAACTGCCACTACTCGTTCATGCACGAGAACCTGCTGGACATGAACCACCAGTTCCTGCACCGCAGTGTGCTGGGCAGAATTCAGCCCAAGCTGCTGGGATACGAGACCGGCCCGCAGTTCGTCGAGGCCCGCTACCTCTTCGTCCCCGCCGGGGGCAAGAAGGACCGCGGCGCCGGACTGCTGTCGGCCGAGGGGCTCGGTGGACAGCAGACACCCGACGAGATCACCATCCGCACCCAGTACCCGTACCAGACCCTGCAAGCCGTCCCCGACGGCGCCGAACTCCCCTCCTTCTCCCTCTGGGCGGCGTACGTGCCGGAGGACGCCGAGCAGCGCGTCAACCACGCCTACGGTCTGCTGATGATCGCGAAGCCGCCGGTCCCGGGGGTACTCCAGCTTGCCTGGCCGCTCATCCGCCGCTTCACTGAACGGGTGTTCGCGCAGGACCGCATGGCGGTCGAGGCCGAGCAGCGCGCCTGGGACGAACAGGGCGAGGACCGGAACCACGAGGTGTTCCCGCTGATCCTGGACGTGCGGCACATGCTGCGGACGAACGGCGTGCCGCTCGGCTCCGAGACCGTCGGCGACGGCGGGCAGCAGGACGCCCGGCCGGACCCCGACGGCCACGAGAAGGACTCGCGGAGCGCGAACTGA
- a CDS encoding MFS transporter, translated as MTIDEQSTATTGTPTPTRLTGPQRHAFWGSFGGWAMDGFSWTIPGLVLAPALTALLPASNIPVTADNIGWHGQVSAAVFLLGWGCAFIWGPIADRFGRKPAMMASILMYGVFTALAGTATHLWEWNTFRFLAAVGVGGEWAMAGTLLSEVIPERVRARFGGLMHSAAYFGVLAISVIYLLAGPELGWRGMFFVGGLPALAVFLIRRSTPEPERWQEETSGRQERSFWQPVVEVLSPPYRARTVGNLLLLVVCVIGLWAGSTYVPTAITALSQEAGHSHAATVRLASLSSMTVAAFTILGCFAVPRLAARMGRRGALASLFALMIVGIVGAYGWAYPHHSIALLFTFLPLLGLGGASFAVFTIWLPEQYPTRMRATAFAFTTTFSRWVAAGGTFLIGYGIHATGSLTLPLTLTAAVFVIGMLLVRLAPETRSTTLPT; from the coding sequence GTGACGATCGACGAACAGTCCACCGCAACCACCGGAACCCCCACCCCCACACGGCTGACCGGTCCCCAACGGCACGCCTTCTGGGGCTCGTTCGGCGGTTGGGCCATGGACGGCTTCAGCTGGACCATCCCCGGCCTCGTACTGGCCCCCGCCCTGACCGCACTGCTCCCCGCGAGCAACATTCCCGTCACGGCCGACAACATCGGCTGGCACGGACAGGTCAGCGCGGCCGTGTTCCTGCTCGGCTGGGGATGCGCCTTCATCTGGGGGCCCATCGCCGACCGCTTCGGCCGCAAGCCCGCGATGATGGCCTCCATCCTCATGTACGGGGTCTTCACCGCCCTGGCCGGCACCGCCACCCACCTGTGGGAATGGAATACGTTCCGCTTCCTGGCGGCCGTCGGTGTCGGAGGCGAATGGGCCATGGCGGGCACCCTCCTCTCCGAAGTGATCCCGGAGCGGGTACGGGCACGATTCGGCGGCCTGATGCACTCCGCCGCCTACTTCGGCGTCCTCGCCATCTCCGTCATCTATCTGCTCGCCGGACCTGAACTCGGCTGGCGGGGCATGTTCTTCGTGGGCGGCCTCCCGGCACTGGCCGTGTTCCTCATCCGGCGCAGCACCCCCGAGCCGGAGCGCTGGCAGGAGGAGACCTCGGGCCGGCAGGAGCGGTCCTTCTGGCAGCCCGTCGTCGAGGTCCTCTCCCCGCCCTACCGCGCCCGCACCGTGGGCAATCTGCTGCTCCTGGTGGTCTGTGTCATCGGCCTGTGGGCGGGCTCGACCTACGTACCCACAGCGATCACCGCCCTTTCGCAGGAGGCCGGTCACAGCCATGCCGCCACGGTGCGCCTGGCCAGCCTGTCGTCCATGACGGTGGCCGCCTTCACGATCCTGGGCTGCTTCGCGGTGCCCCGCCTCGCGGCACGCATGGGGCGGCGCGGGGCGCTCGCCTCGCTGTTCGCGCTGATGATCGTCGGTATCGTCGGCGCCTACGGTTGGGCCTACCCCCACCACTCGATCGCCCTGCTCTTCACCTTCCTGCCGCTACTCGGCCTGGGCGGCGCGAGTTTCGCGGTCTTCACCATCTGGCTGCCGGAGCAGTACCCGACGCGCATGAGGGCGACGGCCTTCGCCTTCACCACGACCTTCTCCCGCTGGGTCGCCGCGGGCGGCACCTTCCTCATCGGCTACGGCATCCACGCCACCGGCTCCCTCACCCTCCCCCTCACCCTGACCGCGGCCGTCTTCGTCATCGGCATGCTGCTGGTGCGACTCGCCCCGGAGACCCGCAGCACGACCCTTCCCACCTGA
- a CDS encoding FadR/GntR family transcriptional regulator, with translation MSESLRPVPRPRLYEQVVERLREYVQAESLQAGDRLPPERDLAERLAVSRTSVRQAIVALEVQGLVEVRHGGGTFLLRDRLDAEPLQAMVERRRRLPDVLDARDALETKLAALAAERRTDEDLQEIDAALEAMAGAVRRGELCVAEDQRFHAAVTAAAHSPLLAEFMAEIAEPIAESRNESLRQPDRPAQSLHQHRLVADAVRAGSPEDAALAMHTHVDSVGKVKLLHWRPEGE, from the coding sequence TTGTCCGAGTCGCTGCGTCCGGTTCCCCGGCCTCGTCTGTACGAGCAAGTCGTCGAGCGCCTCCGCGAATACGTCCAGGCGGAAAGCCTCCAGGCGGGCGACCGGCTGCCCCCTGAACGCGACCTGGCGGAACGCCTCGCGGTGAGCCGGACCTCGGTGCGGCAGGCCATCGTGGCCCTGGAAGTGCAGGGCCTCGTCGAAGTGCGGCACGGCGGCGGCACCTTCCTGCTCCGCGACCGCCTCGACGCCGAACCACTTCAAGCCATGGTGGAACGACGCCGTCGACTCCCCGATGTCCTGGACGCCCGGGACGCCCTGGAGACCAAACTCGCAGCCCTCGCGGCCGAACGCCGCACGGACGAGGACCTGCAGGAGATCGACGCCGCACTCGAGGCCATGGCCGGCGCCGTCCGGCGTGGGGAGCTGTGTGTCGCCGAGGACCAGCGCTTCCATGCCGCCGTCACCGCGGCGGCGCACAGCCCGCTGCTCGCCGAGTTCATGGCGGAGATCGCCGAGCCGATCGCGGAGAGCCGCAACGAGTCACTGCGCCAGCCCGACCGCCCCGCCCAGTCCCTGCACCAGCACCGACTCGTCGCCGACGCCGTGCGGGCCGGCTCCCCCGAAGACGCGGCCCTGGCCATGCACACCCACGTCGACAGCGTCGGCAAGGTCAAACTTCTCCACTGGCGACCCGAGGGGGAGTGA